The proteins below are encoded in one region of Neisseria macacae ATCC 33926:
- the hisF gene encoding imidazole glycerol phosphate synthase subunit HisF has product MALAKRIIPCLDVKDGRVVKGVNFLGLRDAGNPVDVAKRYNDEGADELTFLDITASSDNRDTILHVIEDVASQVFIPLTVGGGVRTVADIRRLLNAGADKASINTAAVTNPDLVNEAAGFFGSQAIVVAVDAKAVNPENTRWEIFTHGGRTPTGLDAVEWAVEMQRRGAGEILLTSMDRDGTKQGFNLPLTRAVSEAVDIPVIASGGVGNVQHLIDGIKEGKADAVLAASIFHFGEVSIRDAKLAMREAGIEVRL; this is encoded by the coding sequence ATGGCACTGGCAAAACGCATCATCCCCTGTCTCGACGTCAAAGACGGCCGCGTCGTCAAAGGCGTAAACTTTCTCGGTTTGCGCGATGCTGGCAATCCCGTCGATGTCGCCAAACGCTACAACGACGAAGGTGCGGACGAGCTGACCTTCCTCGACATCACTGCCTCCTCCGACAACCGCGACACCATTTTGCACGTCATCGAAGACGTTGCCTCACAGGTTTTCATTCCGCTGACCGTCGGCGGTGGTGTACGCACCGTAGCCGACATCCGCCGCCTGCTCAATGCCGGTGCGGACAAAGCCAGCATCAACACCGCTGCCGTTACCAATCCCGATTTAGTCAACGAAGCCGCCGGATTTTTCGGTTCGCAAGCCATCGTCGTCGCCGTCGATGCCAAAGCCGTCAATCCCGAAAACACCCGCTGGGAAATTTTTACCCACGGCGGGCGCACGCCGACGGGCTTGGACGCAGTCGAATGGGCGGTTGAAATGCAGCGTCGTGGCGCGGGCGAAATCCTGCTCACCAGCATGGACAGGGACGGCACGAAACAAGGCTTCAACCTGCCGCTGACCCGCGCTGTCAGCGAAGCAGTCGATATTCCCGTCATCGCTTCCGGCGGCGTCGGCAATGTTCAGCATCTGATTGACGGCATCAAAGAAGGTAAAGCCGATGCCGTGCTTGCCGCCAGTATTTTCCACTTCGGCGAAGTCAGTATCCGCGATGCGAAGCTCGCCATGCGTGAAGCCGGAATCGAAGTGCGTCTGTAA
- the hisI gene encoding phosphoribosyl-AMP cyclohydrolase, giving the protein MDNSLLEAVKFDEKGLVCAIAQDRQTRRVLMVAWMNAEALQKTVETGFAHYYSRSRQKQWMKGEESGHTQKVYELRLDCDGDAIVMLIDQNGGIACHTGRESCFYKVWKDGAWQTVDAVLKDEEAIYGHKHP; this is encoded by the coding sequence ATGGATAACAGCCTGCTCGAAGCCGTCAAATTCGATGAAAAAGGCTTGGTCTGCGCCATTGCCCAAGATAGGCAGACCCGCCGCGTATTGATGGTCGCATGGATGAACGCCGAAGCCCTGCAAAAAACCGTAGAAACCGGTTTCGCCCACTATTACAGCCGCTCGCGCCAAAAACAATGGATGAAGGGCGAAGAATCAGGGCACACGCAAAAGGTGTACGAATTACGCCTCGACTGCGACGGCGACGCCATCGTGATGCTGATAGACCAAAACGGCGGCATCGCCTGCCATACGGGACGCGAAAGCTGTTTCTACAAAGTCTGGAAAGACGGTGCATGGCAGACGGTTGATGCAGTGCTGAAAGACGAAGAGGCGATTTACGGGCATAAACACCCTTAG
- a CDS encoding phosphoribosyl-ATP diphosphatase, translating into MTDSILTAIQNTIDSRKGGDPEASYVAQLLHKGEDKILKKVIEEAGEVLMASKDGGGEHLVYEVADLWFHTMVLLAHHGLRAEDVVNELARRQGLSGLAEKASRKES; encoded by the coding sequence ATGACCGACTCCATCCTCACCGCCATCCAAAACACCATCGACTCGCGTAAAGGCGGCGACCCCGAAGCTTCCTATGTCGCCCAGCTTCTGCACAAAGGCGAAGACAAAATCCTCAAAAAAGTCATCGAAGAAGCGGGCGAAGTGCTGATGGCTTCGAAAGACGGCGGCGGCGAACACCTCGTTTACGAAGTGGCCGACTTATGGTTTCACACTATGGTTCTCTTGGCGCACCATGGTTTGCGCGCCGAAGATGTCGTCAACGAGCTTGCGCGCCGTCAAGGTTTATCAGGCTTGGCGGAAAAAGCCTCTCGCAAAGAGTCTTGA
- a CDS encoding histidine triad nucleotide-binding protein, producing the protein MDNCIFCKIAAKDIPAQTVYEDDEMLCFKDIRPAAPVHLLLIPKVHFDSLAHAAPEHQTLLGKMMLKVPQIAKAAGLTDGFKTLINTGKGGGQEVFHLHIHIMGTPA; encoded by the coding sequence ATGGACAACTGTATTTTCTGTAAAATCGCCGCCAAAGACATTCCGGCGCAAACCGTGTACGAAGACGACGAGATGTTGTGCTTCAAAGATATCCGTCCCGCCGCGCCGGTTCATCTGCTGCTGATTCCGAAAGTCCATTTCGACTCGCTGGCACACGCCGCGCCCGAACATCAAACCCTCTTGGGCAAAATGATGTTGAAAGTCCCTCAAATCGCCAAAGCGGCAGGTTTGACCGACGGCTTCAAAACCCTGATCAATACAGGCAAAGGCGGCGGGCAGGAAGTGTTCCACCTGCATATCCACATCATGGGTACGCCTGCGTAA
- the tatA gene encoding Sec-independent protein translocase subunit TatA, translating to MGSFSLWHWIIVLIIVVLVFGTKKLRNVGKDLGGAVHDFKQGLNEGTDGKDAKKDEVIEHKKDEDKA from the coding sequence ATGGGTAGCTTCTCTCTGTGGCACTGGATTATCGTATTAATCATCGTTGTTTTGGTTTTCGGTACCAAAAAACTGCGCAACGTCGGCAAAGACCTCGGTGGTGCCGTGCATGACTTCAAACAAGGTCTGAATGAAGGTACCGACGGCAAAGATGCCAAAAAAGACGAAGTCATCGAACACAAAAAAGACGAAGACAAAGCATAA
- the tatB gene encoding Sec-independent protein translocase protein TatB, which produces MFDFGLGELLLVGIVALIVLGPERLPETARAAGRLIGKLQRLVSSVKQEFNTQVELEELRKAKQEFEAAAAQVRDSLKETGTDMQDNLHDISDGLKPWERLPAQRTPADFGLDEHGNPLPSLSTEVSDDPAVSTSSENAMAQAGNPTDAVETDMPAESEQDRAWREYLTGSAAPVSNAVEVSYINTSADAPVLHITSLKKQAMNRKRDLRPKFHAKPKLRVRKK; this is translated from the coding sequence ATGTTTGATTTCGGTTTGGGCGAGCTGCTTTTAGTCGGCATCGTCGCCCTGATTGTACTCGGCCCCGAGCGTCTGCCCGAAACCGCCCGTGCCGCCGGACGGCTTATCGGCAAACTGCAACGCCTCGTCAGCAGCGTCAAGCAGGAATTCAACACCCAAGTCGAATTGGAAGAGCTGCGCAAAGCCAAACAGGAATTTGAAGCCGCCGCCGCACAAGTGCGCGACAGCCTCAAAGAAACCGGTACGGATATGCAGGACAACCTGCACGACATTTCCGACGGACTCAAACCTTGGGAACGCCTGCCGGCGCAACGCACGCCTGCCGATTTCGGTTTGGATGAACACGGCAACCCGCTTCCTTCGTTAAGCACGGAAGTTTCAGACGACCCGGCTGTTTCCACGTCGTCTGAAAACGCTATGGCGCAAGCAGGCAATCCGACGGATGCCGTCGAAACCGACATGCCTGCAGAATCCGAACAAGACCGCGCTTGGCGCGAATACCTGACCGGCAGCGCCGCTCCGGTGTCCAATGCCGTAGAAGTCAGCTATATCAACACTTCCGCAGACGCGCCCGTGCTGCATATCACTTCCCTCAAAAAACAAGCGATGAACCGCAAGCGCGACCTGCGCCCGAAATTTCATGCCAAACCCAAACTTCGCGTCCGTAAAAAGTGA
- the tatC gene encoding twin-arginine translocase subunit TatC — protein sequence MSEPQNEQPVQPLIEHLIELRRRLMWIVIGIVVCFLGMMPFAQQLYTFVAEPLMVNLPKDTSMIATDVIAPFFVPVKVTLMAAFLVSLPHTLYQIWAFVAPALYQNEKRLITPLVLSSVSLFFVGMAFAYYLVFPVIFKFLAGITPVGVNMATDIDKYLSFILGMFVAFGTTFEVPVVVVLLAKIGVVTTEQLKNARPYVIVGAFVVAAIITPPDVISQTLLAVPLILLYEAGIWCSRFIKPKSEETDERPPLPPAET from the coding sequence GTGTCCGAACCTCAAAACGAACAACCCGTCCAACCTCTTATCGAACACCTTATCGAGCTGCGCCGCCGCCTGATGTGGATCGTCATCGGCATCGTCGTCTGCTTTCTCGGCATGATGCCGTTTGCCCAGCAGCTTTATACCTTCGTTGCCGAACCATTGATGGTGAATCTTCCCAAAGACACCAGCATGATTGCCACCGACGTCATCGCGCCGTTTTTTGTACCGGTGAAAGTGACGCTGATGGCGGCATTCCTCGTTTCCCTGCCGCACACGCTCTACCAAATCTGGGCATTCGTCGCGCCCGCCCTCTACCAAAACGAAAAACGCCTGATTACCCCGCTCGTCCTCTCCAGCGTCAGCCTGTTTTTTGTCGGTATGGCGTTTGCCTACTACCTCGTTTTCCCAGTTATCTTTAAATTCCTCGCGGGCATTACCCCCGTCGGCGTCAACATGGCGACCGACATCGACAAATACCTGTCCTTTATTTTGGGCATGTTCGTCGCATTCGGCACGACTTTCGAAGTCCCCGTCGTCGTCGTCCTGCTCGCCAAAATCGGCGTTGTGACCACCGAACAACTCAAAAACGCACGACCCTACGTCATTGTCGGCGCATTCGTCGTTGCCGCCATTATTACCCCGCCGGACGTGATTTCCCAAACCCTGCTTGCCGTCCCGCTTATCTTGCTTTACGAAGCAGGTATTTGGTGCAGCCGCTTTATCAAACCCAAATCGGAAGAAACCGACGAACGCCCACCCCTTCCGCCCGCAGAAACTTAA
- a CDS encoding oxygen-insensitive NAD(P)H-dependent nitroreductase NfsB yields the protein MNITEIVRQRYSTKSFDPSKKIAAEDFAHIEAALRNSPSSVNMQPWHFIIADDEAGKARIAKSTEKLPYNTPKITHASHVVVFAARVCADDDYVAAVLAQEDKDGRFATEEAKQAGDSTRRLFLGIHRNQFQDEEQWLAKQVYLNMGFTLFAAAAAGIDAVPMEGVDLQVLNEEFGLTEKGYKAVAVVSFGYRAADDFNAALPKSRFENEVIFTKI from the coding sequence ATGAACATCACAGAAATTGTCCGCCAACGATACAGCACCAAGTCTTTCGACCCGTCCAAAAAAATCGCTGCCGAAGACTTCGCCCATATCGAAGCCGCCCTGCGCAACAGCCCCTCCAGCGTCAATATGCAGCCGTGGCACTTTATCATCGCCGATGACGAAGCTGGCAAAGCGCGCATTGCCAAATCCACCGAAAAACTCCCTTACAACACCCCGAAAATTACTCATGCCTCCCACGTCGTCGTTTTCGCCGCCCGCGTTTGTGCCGACGATGATTATGTCGCCGCCGTATTGGCGCAAGAGGACAAAGACGGACGTTTCGCCACGGAAGAAGCCAAGCAGGCAGGCGATTCCACCCGCCGCCTGTTCTTGGGCATCCACCGCAACCAATTCCAAGATGAAGAGCAATGGCTTGCCAAACAAGTCTATCTCAACATGGGCTTCACCCTATTCGCCGCTGCCGCAGCAGGCATCGACGCCGTGCCGATGGAAGGCGTCGATTTGCAGGTTTTGAATGAGGAATTCGGTTTGACTGAAAAAGGCTACAAAGCTGTCGCCGTCGTCTCCTTCGGCTACCGTGCCGCAGACGATTTCAACGCCGCGCTGCCCAAATCGCGTTTTGAAAACGAAGTCATCTTCACCAAAATCTAA
- a CDS encoding P-II family nitrogen regulator translates to MKKIEAVIKPFKLDDVREALTEIGISGMTVSEVKGFGRQKGHTEIYRGAEYAVDFLPKVKVELVLADEDVERAIDIIVETARSGKIGDGKIFVLPVEEVIRIRTGERAEAAI, encoded by the coding sequence ATGAAAAAAATCGAAGCTGTGATTAAGCCGTTTAAATTGGACGATGTCCGTGAAGCTCTGACAGAAATCGGGATAAGCGGCATGACGGTTAGCGAGGTTAAAGGTTTCGGCCGTCAGAAAGGGCATACCGAAATTTACCGCGGCGCGGAGTATGCGGTTGATTTTCTGCCAAAAGTCAAAGTCGAGCTGGTGTTGGCAGATGAAGATGTGGAACGCGCCATCGATATCATTGTAGAGACTGCGCGGTCGGGAAAAATTGGCGACGGCAAGATTTTTGTGCTGCCGGTTGAAGAAGTGATTCGGATACGGACGGGCGAACGCGCGGAAGCGGCGATTTAA
- a CDS encoding Nramp family divalent metal transporter, producing the protein MSEQHTHASTWKSKINALGPGIMMASAAVGGSHLIASTQAGALYGWQLALIIILTNLFKYPFFRFSAHYTLDTGKSLIEGYAEKSRVYLWVFLILCVISATINAGAVAIVTAAIVKMAIPSLTLNVGAISALIMASCLIILASGRYKALDNVSKIIIVSLTIATVAAAAIAMSRGMQMKPDFIEPTPWTLAGLGFLIALMGWMPAPIEISAINSLWVTEKQRINPSSYRDGIFDFNVGYITSAVLAVVFLALGAYVQYGNGEAVQMAGGKYVGQLINMYAVTIGDWSRPMVAFIAFACMYGTTITVVDGYARAIAEPVRLLRGKDKTGNVELFAWNVWVAGTGLAVIFWFNSAMAELLKFAMITAFVSAPVFAWLNYRLVKGDKRHKLTAGMDLLAILGLIYLTGFTVLFLLNLTGILAAPK; encoded by the coding sequence ATGTCTGAACAACATACACACGCTTCGACTTGGAAAAGCAAAATCAATGCGCTGGGGCCCGGAATCATGATGGCTTCGGCGGCGGTCGGCGGTTCGCACCTGATTGCCTCGACGCAGGCGGGTGCGCTTTACGGCTGGCAGCTTGCGTTGATTATCATTTTGACCAACCTCTTCAAATATCCGTTTTTCCGTTTCAGCGCGCATTACACGCTGGATACGGGCAAAAGCCTGATTGAAGGCTATGCGGAGAAAAGCCGCGTTTATTTGTGGGTATTCCTGATTTTGTGCGTTATCTCAGCAACGATTAACGCGGGTGCGGTCGCCATCGTGACCGCCGCCATCGTCAAAATGGCGATTCCTTCGCTGACACTGAATGTCGGCGCAATCTCCGCGCTGATTATGGCTTCCTGCCTGATTATCTTGGCAAGCGGACGCTACAAAGCCTTGGACAACGTTTCCAAAATCATCATCGTCAGCCTGACAATCGCCACAGTCGCCGCCGCCGCCATCGCCATGTCGCGCGGCATGCAGATGAAACCCGACTTTATCGAGCCTACCCCATGGACACTGGCAGGCTTGGGCTTCTTAATCGCGCTGATGGGCTGGATGCCGGCGCCAATTGAAATTTCTGCCATCAACTCGCTGTGGGTAACGGAAAAACAACGCATCAATCCTTCCAGCTACCGCGACGGTATTTTCGATTTCAACGTCGGCTACATCACTAGCGCAGTGTTGGCGGTCGTCTTCCTCGCCTTGGGCGCGTATGTGCAGTACGGCAACGGCGAAGCAGTGCAGATGGCGGGCGGCAAATACGTCGGTCAACTGATCAATATGTACGCCGTCACCATCGGCGATTGGTCGCGTCCGATGGTTGCATTCATCGCCTTCGCCTGCATGTACGGCACGACGATTACCGTAGTGGACGGCTACGCGCGTGCGATTGCTGAGCCGGTGCGCCTGCTGCGCGGCAAAGACAAAACGGGCAACGTCGAACTCTTTGCCTGGAATGTTTGGGTCGCAGGTACGGGCTTGGCAGTGATTTTCTGGTTCAACAGCGCGATGGCGGAGCTGCTCAAATTCGCCATGATTACCGCCTTCGTTTCTGCCCCAGTGTTCGCTTGGCTGAACTACCGCCTCGTCAAAGGCGACAAACGCCACAAACTGACGGCAGGCATGGACCTCCTCGCCATCCTCGGCTTGATTTACCTGACCGGATTTACGGTTTTGTTCCTGCTGAACCTGACAGGTATCTTGGCTGCACCTAAGTAA
- the prfA gene encoding peptide chain release factor 1, translating into MKPSIIEKLQQLSDRLEEVTHLLGQPEATSDMDNYRKLTREHAELTPVVEVFQNYQLAQSDLADAEEMLSDPEMKDFAAEEIEAAKAKIDTLDTELQKLLLPKDADDDKNIFIEVRAGTGGDEAALFAGDLLRMYSRYAERNRWQVEIVSANESELGGYKEVIARIVGLGAYSRLKFESGGHRVQRVPATESQGRIHTSACTVAVMPEADELEDIELNPADLRIDTFRASGAGGQHINKTDSAVRITHLPTGMVVECQDGRSQHANKAQAMKVLAARLNDAQKREAQAKEAAERKSLIGSGDRSERIRTYNYPQGRVTDHRINLTLHKLDFVMDGDLEEITNALIAEHQAELLAAMGD; encoded by the coding sequence ATGAAACCCAGCATCATCGAAAAATTACAACAACTATCCGACCGTTTGGAAGAAGTCACCCACCTCCTCGGACAGCCCGAAGCCACGTCCGATATGGACAACTACCGCAAGCTCACGCGCGAACACGCCGAATTGACGCCTGTGGTCGAAGTGTTCCAAAACTATCAGCTGGCGCAAAGCGACTTGGCGGATGCCGAAGAAATGCTGTCCGACCCCGAAATGAAAGACTTTGCCGCCGAAGAAATCGAAGCGGCAAAAGCCAAAATCGACACGCTCGATACCGAACTTCAAAAACTGCTGCTGCCCAAAGATGCCGACGACGACAAAAACATCTTCATCGAAGTGCGCGCCGGAACGGGTGGCGACGAAGCCGCGCTGTTTGCAGGCGACTTGCTGCGCATGTACAGCCGCTACGCCGAACGCAATCGCTGGCAGGTCGAAATCGTTTCCGCCAACGAAAGCGAGTTGGGCGGCTATAAAGAAGTCATCGCCCGTATCGTCGGTTTGGGCGCGTACAGTCGTCTGAAATTCGAATCGGGCGGCCACCGCGTGCAGCGCGTCCCTGCCACCGAAAGCCAAGGCCGTATCCATACTTCCGCCTGCACCGTTGCCGTCATGCCCGAAGCGGACGAACTGGAAGACATCGAGTTGAACCCCGCCGACCTACGCATCGACACCTTCCGCGCATCCGGCGCGGGCGGTCAGCACATCAACAAAACCGACTCCGCCGTCCGCATCACCCACCTGCCCACAGGCATGGTGGTCGAGTGCCAAGACGGCCGCAGCCAACACGCCAACAAAGCGCAAGCGATGAAAGTCCTCGCTGCCCGCCTGAACGACGCGCAAAAACGCGAAGCCCAAGCCAAAGAAGCCGCCGAACGCAAATCCCTCATCGGCAGCGGCGACCGCAGCGAACGCATCCGTACCTACAACTACCCCCAAGGCCGCGTGACCGACCACCGCATCAACCTTACCCTGCACAAGCTGGATTTTGTCATGGACGGCGACTTGGAAGAAATCACCAACGCCCTGATTGCCGAGCATCAGGCAGAGCTACTGGCGGCAATGGGCGATTAA
- a CDS encoding FAD:protein FMN transferase, translating to MNTPLTRRRFFAIAALTAAGAAAPFLLNRNRPAPLPTTDEPVIWKGIALGSGAELRLFGVDRKEAEILVNKVLAEVARLEKIFSLYREDSLINRLNKEGRLNNPPPDFLALLSICRDIHALTDGAFDPTVQVLWNLYADHFRHNPRAETPPSEPDIRRTLKLVGFKHVVFDQKSILFEQKGMGLSLNGIAQGYITDKITALLQQHGIHQALVDMGEIRGFDTDNQRTWNVGIRNPQNEEATLLTIPMQNQAFATSGGYGTVMDEAGKFTHLFDPRTGTATPRYRSVSVMAPTAAVADAFSTAFSIMDEAAIRTAARAKQAKVWLVMPDNRIETLA from the coding sequence ATGAACACCCCGCTCACCCGCCGCCGTTTTTTCGCCATCGCCGCCCTGACTGCCGCCGGAGCGGCCGCGCCCTTCCTCCTGAACCGCAACCGCCCTGCCCCGTTACCAACTACCGACGAACCCGTCATTTGGAAAGGCATCGCGCTGGGTTCCGGCGCCGAGCTCCGCCTTTTCGGCGTTGACCGCAAAGAAGCCGAAATCCTCGTCAACAAAGTCCTCGCAGAAGTCGCCCGCCTCGAAAAAATCTTCAGCCTCTACCGCGAAGACAGCCTCATCAACCGACTGAACAAAGAAGGTCGTCTGAACAACCCGCCGCCCGATTTCCTCGCCCTGTTGAGCATCTGCCGCGACATCCACGCCCTGACAGACGGCGCGTTCGACCCCACCGTCCAAGTGTTGTGGAACCTTTACGCAGACCATTTCCGTCACAACCCGCGTGCCGAAACCCCGCCGTCCGAACCGGACATCCGGCGCACCCTCAAGCTTGTCGGCTTCAAACACGTCGTCTTCGACCAAAAATCCATCCTCTTCGAACAAAAAGGCATGGGCTTATCCCTCAACGGCATCGCCCAAGGCTACATCACCGACAAAATCACCGCCCTGCTGCAACAACACGGCATCCACCAAGCCCTCGTCGATATGGGCGAAATCCGCGGCTTCGACACCGACAACCAACGCACATGGAACGTCGGCATCCGCAATCCTCAAAACGAAGAAGCCACCCTCCTGACCATCCCCATGCAAAACCAAGCCTTCGCCACCTCAGGTGGCTACGGTACCGTGATGGACGAAGCCGGCAAGTTCACCCACCTCTTCGACCCGCGCACCGGCACTGCCACACCGCGCTACCGCAGCGTCAGCGTCATGGCGCCGACTGCCGCCGTTGCCGATGCCTTCTCCACCGCGTTCTCCATCATGGACGAAGCCGCCATCCGTACCGCAGCCCGCGCCAAACAGGCAAAAGTCTGGCTGGTCATGCCCGACAACCGCATTGAAACCCTAGCCTGA
- the lpxK gene encoding tetraacyldisaccharide 4'-kinase, giving the protein MPKLHQIIERHWQRPNPFLSFLLKPLSKLFAKIAAKRRDDFVSGRLKSEKLPVPVVVVGNIHAGGTGKTPIVAALVSGLQEKGVKVGIISRGYGRKSKAVHVLNAASRAEDAGDEPLLLFRKTGAPTAVGSSRLEAGGALLAAHPDIGLIVADDGLQHYALRRDVEIAVFPTADTGRSDLDLLPNGSLREPLSRLDSVDAVVVSGGKADASFAPSENMFHSRIETGQIYRLNQPSEILDTGRLKNQTVAAVAGIAKPERFFDSLRSMGITLNQTVALPDHADIAAADLPNADAVIITEKDAVKFSDDLNLNHVWVLPVCAIIEPDLAAFVLGRLKDSRQVV; this is encoded by the coding sequence ATGCCCAAACTCCATCAAATCATCGAACGTCATTGGCAACGCCCCAATCCGTTTTTATCTTTCCTGCTCAAACCCTTATCCAAACTGTTTGCCAAAATTGCGGCGAAACGGCGCGATGATTTCGTTTCAGGTCGTCTGAAAAGCGAAAAGCTGCCCGTGCCTGTGGTCGTGGTCGGCAATATCCACGCGGGCGGGACGGGGAAAACGCCGATTGTCGCCGCGCTGGTGTCGGGTTTGCAGGAAAAAGGCGTCAAGGTCGGCATCATCAGCCGGGGTTACGGGCGCAAGAGTAAGGCGGTTCATGTATTGAATGCCGCTAGCCGTGCAGAAGATGCGGGCGACGAGCCTTTGCTGCTGTTCCGTAAAACCGGCGCGCCGACGGCGGTGGGCAGCAGCCGCTTGGAGGCAGGCGGGGCGTTGCTGGCGGCGCATCCCGACATCGGGCTGATCGTGGCGGACGACGGTTTGCAGCATTACGCCCTGCGGCGGGATGTGGAAATCGCGGTGTTTCCGACGGCGGATACGGGGCGGTCGGATTTGGATTTGCTGCCCAACGGCAGTTTGCGCGAACCTTTGTCGCGGCTGGATTCGGTGGACGCGGTCGTCGTCAGCGGCGGCAAGGCGGATGCGTCGTTTGCGCCGTCTGAAAACATGTTTCACAGCCGCATCGAAACGGGACAGATTTACCGTTTGAACCAGCCGTCTGAAATACTGGATACAGGCCGTCTGAAAAACCAAACCGTCGCCGCCGTGGCGGGTATCGCCAAGCCGGAGCGCTTTTTCGATTCATTGCGGAGCATGGGCATCACATTGAACCAAACCGTCGCGCTGCCCGACCATGCCGACATCGCAGCGGCAGATTTGCCCAATGCGGACGCGGTCATTATTACGGAGAAAGATGCGGTCAAGTTTTCAGACGACCTCAATCTGAATCATGTATGGGTTTTGCCCGTTTGTGCGATAATCGAACCTGATTTGGCGGCGTTCGTGTTGGGACGGCTGAAAGATTCCCGACAGGTCGTCTGA
- a CDS encoding DUF2059 domain-containing protein — protein MNLKKLLLTFVAIAACSVATAAPPSDKSLNRWMEVQHIERDFLKNLTNMAEAQNRQLMQPIISSYPPELQPQLQAASDRYMNKVFKAYFTPQLRNKLMKEIKKVAKDEFTQQEIDAMIAFYETPVGQSIVEKNSAFIKKLANIGASEADMKEIETISEHYLIEFENEIKKILSEECTP, from the coding sequence ATGAACCTGAAAAAACTGCTGCTCACTTTCGTTGCCATTGCCGCCTGCTCCGTCGCAACAGCCGCGCCCCCAAGCGATAAGTCTTTAAATAGATGGATGGAAGTCCAGCATATCGAACGCGACTTTCTCAAAAATTTGACCAACATGGCGGAAGCACAAAACCGACAGCTCATGCAACCGATCATCTCCTCATATCCACCGGAACTGCAGCCGCAATTACAAGCCGCGTCAGACCGTTATATGAACAAAGTGTTTAAAGCTTATTTCACACCGCAACTTAGAAACAAATTAATGAAAGAAATAAAAAAAGTTGCCAAGGACGAGTTCACTCAACAAGAGATTGATGCCATGATTGCGTTTTACGAGACTCCCGTAGGACAATCTATCGTGGAGAAAAATTCGGCATTCATAAAAAAACTCGCCAATATAGGGGCAAGCGAAGCGGATATGAAAGAAATAGAAACAATTAGCGAACACTACCTAATTGAATTTGAAAACGAAATTAAAAAAATATTGTCTGAAGAATGTACCCCCTAA
- a CDS encoding DUF2059 domain-containing protein, translated as MKLKTLLLPFAALALCANAFAATPSDASLERLFEVQKMDALLEQSFQSMEGIVLSDPNVQKFLKDAPEDKRPQLEAVLKKYATRSIAEINTPQVRAQLRKAALDGMKTVYTQEEVNALIGFYSTAVGQSIMDKTPRYLEATMKPMMNILAGKYTQSNESANLRREIRQIMCNGKNPAQACAKQPNKPARKK; from the coding sequence ATGAAACTGAAAACCTTGTTATTACCCTTCGCCGCGCTGGCATTATGTGCCAACGCATTTGCCGCTACACCCAGCGACGCGTCGCTGGAGCGTCTGTTTGAAGTACAGAAGATGGATGCCCTGTTGGAACAGTCTTTCCAAAGCATGGAAGGCATCGTGCTTTCCGATCCGAATGTACAGAAATTTTTGAAAGATGCGCCGGAAGACAAACGTCCGCAGTTGGAAGCAGTCTTGAAAAAGTATGCAACCCGGTCGATTGCCGAAATCAACACGCCGCAAGTGCGCGCACAGTTGCGTAAAGCCGCTTTAGACGGCATGAAGACGGTTTATACGCAAGAAGAAGTCAACGCATTGATTGGCTTTTACAGCACGGCGGTAGGTCAATCGATAATGGACAAAACGCCGCGCTATCTTGAGGCGACGATGAAACCGATGATGAACATCCTTGCCGGCAAATACACCCAATCCAACGAAAGCGCAAACTTGAGGCGCGAAATCCGCCAAATCATGTGTAACGGCAAAAATCCTGCCCAAGCCTGCGCCAAACAGCCGAACAAACCGGCACGGAAAAAATAA
- a CDS encoding Trm112 family protein translates to MEKKFLDILVCPVTKGRLEYHQDKQELWSRQAKLAYPIKDGIPYMLENEARALSEEELKA, encoded by the coding sequence ATGGAAAAAAAATTCTTAGACATCCTCGTCTGCCCTGTTACCAAAGGCAGGCTGGAATATCATCAGGACAAACAGGAATTGTGGAGCCGTCAGGCAAAGCTGGCTTATCCGATTAAAGACGGCATTCCCTATATGCTGGAAAACGAAGCACGAGCGTTGAGCGAAGAGGAACTCAAAGCATGA